The Streptomyces spororaveus genome includes a region encoding these proteins:
- a CDS encoding response regulator transcription factor yields the protein MIRVLLVDDDAIVRAGLRLMLGGAPDIELVAEAADGAEVPGMVAAHGPDVVLMDIRMPGVDGLAATERLRARPGAPDVLVLTTFHTDAHVLRALRAGAAGFLLKDTPPQEIVTAIRTVAAGDPVLSPAVTRRLIDQVAGDAGQGARTTAARTRLASLAEREYEVALAVGRGLSNAEIARELHLALPTVKTHVSRILTRLDLNNRVQIALLVHDASPPDQDAGPAGRVP from the coding sequence GTGATCCGTGTACTGCTGGTCGACGACGACGCGATCGTCCGGGCCGGGCTGCGCCTGATGCTGGGCGGCGCCCCGGACATCGAGCTGGTCGCCGAGGCCGCGGACGGGGCGGAGGTGCCCGGCATGGTCGCCGCGCATGGCCCCGACGTCGTGCTGATGGACATCCGGATGCCCGGCGTGGACGGCCTGGCCGCGACCGAGCGCCTGCGGGCGCGGCCCGGCGCGCCGGACGTGCTGGTCCTGACCACCTTCCACACCGACGCGCACGTCCTGCGGGCGCTGCGGGCCGGGGCGGCCGGATTCCTCCTCAAGGACACCCCGCCGCAGGAGATCGTGACGGCCATCCGGACGGTGGCCGCCGGGGACCCGGTGCTGTCCCCGGCCGTCACCCGCAGGCTGATCGACCAGGTGGCGGGCGACGCGGGCCAGGGCGCCCGGACGACCGCCGCCCGCACCCGGCTGGCGTCGCTGGCCGAACGCGAGTACGAGGTGGCCCTCGCCGTGGGGCGTGGTCTGTCCAACGCCGAGATCGCGCGCGAACTGCACCTGGCACTGCCCACGGTGAAGACCCACGTGTCCCGGATCCTGACCCGGCTCGACCTCAACAACCGCGTCCAGATCGCCCTGTTGGTGCACGACGCGAGCCCGCCGGACCAGGACGCCGGGCCGGCGGGCCGGGTCCCCTGA
- a CDS encoding SpoIIE family protein phosphatase, translating into MARRAENPDVGWPARPDTSLALNRMGTFDWDLDSGRMYLDPTALEVLDLRPDEYDGTPDGLRSRFAPGEEARLDTRVAQAIKDGRSHYGAYVRSRRRDGSPSWTHIQGHILRDPSGRSYRVIGILRDAAHDPDEPGAAGEEIEGRRRMTGVVERTTAILAHARTVNDVTDILKDPQALGHLGAVSVMLGVVDGGRIHLVAEGQLGSYVPEIEYTRIDAQLPMSEAVRTMQSVYLVSREEFQQRYPDLWPYIEPLSVRSGVYLPLIAQGRPIGTLGLLYTRDGAFTAEERNLLMALGSGVAQSLQRAILFEQEHDLAEGLQRAMLPRRIPDVPGARIAVRYRSARMGRDIGGDWYDVIPLGEGRVGVMIGDVEGHDTDAAAVMGQLRIVMRAYIVEGHTPGTAMARASAFLRDLETERFATCTYAELDLTTGMLRMVRAGHLDPVVRRGDGSVHRIQVAGGLPLGLPPREQTGTGSGYPVTSLELHPGDTLLLCTDGLIDRPGAADQESGMRELMAAVHSGPIDVEELADVLCDLVGDSGGGDDMAMLVLRRRGTPTARGGGPLEQRLEPGDTKAPALARHLIRAAVAAWGARHRADEIELAADELMTNALVHTDGGGHVSMRLTAQGRIRIEVEDSSSALPRRREAGDWAVSGRGLMLVDRLADEWGVEPRGGGKCVWCEFALAAPEDAG; encoded by the coding sequence ATGGCCCGTAGGGCAGAGAACCCCGATGTCGGCTGGCCCGCGCGGCCGGACACGAGCCTCGCGCTCAACCGCATGGGCACATTCGACTGGGACCTCGACAGCGGGCGGATGTATCTCGATCCCACCGCCCTCGAGGTGCTCGACCTGCGCCCGGACGAATACGACGGGACCCCCGACGGGCTCCGGAGCCGCTTCGCACCCGGTGAGGAGGCCCGGCTCGACACCCGGGTCGCCCAGGCGATCAAGGACGGGCGGAGTCACTACGGGGCCTACGTCCGCAGCCGCCGGCGCGACGGATCGCCGTCCTGGACCCATATCCAGGGGCACATCCTGCGGGACCCGTCCGGCCGCTCGTACCGCGTCATCGGCATCCTCCGCGACGCCGCCCACGACCCCGACGAGCCGGGCGCCGCCGGGGAGGAGATCGAGGGGCGGCGCAGGATGACCGGCGTCGTCGAGCGGACCACCGCCATCCTCGCCCACGCCCGCACCGTCAACGACGTGACCGACATCCTCAAGGACCCGCAGGCCCTCGGGCACCTCGGTGCGGTCAGCGTGATGCTGGGCGTCGTCGACGGCGGCCGCATCCACCTGGTCGCGGAGGGACAGCTCGGCTCGTACGTGCCCGAGATCGAGTACACGCGGATCGACGCGCAGCTTCCGATGAGCGAGGCCGTACGCACCATGCAGTCGGTCTACCTCGTCTCCCGGGAGGAGTTCCAGCAGCGCTATCCGGACCTGTGGCCGTACATCGAGCCGCTGTCCGTCCGCAGCGGGGTCTATCTGCCGCTGATCGCCCAGGGGCGGCCGATCGGGACGCTCGGGCTGCTCTACACCCGGGACGGCGCATTCACCGCCGAGGAGCGGAACCTGCTGATGGCGCTCGGCAGCGGGGTCGCGCAGAGCCTGCAGCGGGCCATCCTCTTCGAGCAGGAGCACGACCTGGCCGAGGGGCTCCAGCGGGCCATGCTGCCCCGCCGGATCCCGGACGTGCCGGGCGCGCGGATCGCCGTACGGTACCGGTCCGCGCGGATGGGGCGGGACATCGGCGGCGACTGGTACGACGTGATCCCGCTCGGCGAGGGCCGGGTCGGGGTGATGATCGGCGACGTCGAGGGGCACGACACGGACGCGGCCGCCGTCATGGGCCAGTTGCGCATCGTGATGCGCGCGTACATCGTCGAGGGGCACACGCCCGGTACGGCCATGGCACGGGCCTCGGCCTTCCTGCGCGATCTGGAGACGGAACGGTTCGCCACCTGCACCTACGCCGAGCTGGACCTCACCACGGGAATGCTCCGGATGGTCCGCGCCGGGCACCTCGACCCGGTCGTACGGCGCGGGGACGGCAGCGTCCACCGGATCCAGGTGGCGGGCGGGCTGCCGCTCGGCCTGCCGCCCCGCGAGCAGACCGGCACCGGCTCCGGCTACCCCGTCACCAGCCTCGAACTGCACCCCGGGGACACCCTGCTGCTGTGCACCGACGGCCTGATCGACCGTCCCGGCGCCGCCGACCAGGAGAGCGGCATGCGGGAGCTCATGGCGGCGGTCCACAGCGGCCCGATCGACGTGGAGGAACTCGCCGACGTGCTGTGCGACCTGGTGGGCGACTCGGGCGGCGGGGACGACATGGCCATGCTGGTGCTGCGCCGCCGCGGCACCCCCACGGCGCGCGGTGGCGGTCCGCTGGAGCAGCGGCTGGAACCGGGCGACACGAAGGCCCCGGCGCTGGCCCGGCACCTGATCCGGGCGGCGGTGGCCGCCTGGGGCGCGCGGCACCGGGCCGACGAGATCGAACTGGCGGCGGACGAGCTGATGACCAACGCCCTGGTCCACACGGACGGCGGCGGCCACGTCAGCATGCGGCTCACGGCGCAGGGCCGGATCCGGATCGAGGTGGAGGACAGCAGCAGCGCCCTGCCGAGGCGGCGCGAAGCGGGCGACTGGGCGGTGTCCGGGCGCGGGCTGATGCTGGTGGACCGGCTCGCGGACGAGTGGGGCGTGGAGCCCCGGGGCGGTGGGAAGTGCGTGTGGTGCGAGTTCGCCCTGGCCGCCCCGGAGGACGCCGGCTGA